In Plectropomus leopardus isolate mb unplaced genomic scaffold, YSFRI_Pleo_2.0 unplaced_scaffold18649, whole genome shotgun sequence, a single window of DNA contains:
- the LOC121965114 gene encoding hydroxycarboxylic acid receptor 3-like, whose protein sequence is MNLTTADKCCAFESPILDQVLPPILVLEFMFGLMGNFVALWMFIFHMDTWKPNAVYLTHLAVADSIVLFCLPFRADYYRRGKNWLYGDALCRILLFLLAANRAAGIFFLTAVAVDRYFKIVHPRNRINQMGLGYALWVSLGLWGLIFLATGYLLANEHFFYNGNRTQCESFNICMGFSPLSTWHNTFYVTQFFLPTSIVAFCTIRITWQLRIRTVDKKGKIKRAVQFVMAVALIFITCFFPSTISRIAVWILKAWYDECKYFQEANLAFYTSVCFTYFNSVLNPVVYYFSSPAFSGTFKKLLNKLLRRSDDEEQKEPAESGVSTVDGRKV, encoded by the coding sequence atgaatctCACCACTGCAGACAAGTGCTGCGCCTTCGAGTCGCCCATCCTGGATCAAGTTTTGCCTCCGATTCTGGTCTTGGAGTTCATGTTTGGGCTTATGGGGAACTTTGTCGCTTTGTGGATGTTCATCTTTCACATGGACACATGGAAGCCCAACGCGGTGTACCTGACTCACCTGGCTGTCGCAGACTCCATCGTGCTGTTCTGCCTTCCTTTCAGGGCCGACTACTACCGGCGTGGGAAAAACTGGCTGTACGGCGACGCTTTGTGTCGCATCTTGCTCTTTCTGCTCGCAGCAAACCGTGCAGCCGGGATCTTCTTCCTCACCGCGGTGGCTGTGGACCGATACTTCAAGATCGTCCACCCAAGGAACCGGATCAACCAGATGGGCCTCGGCTACGCTCTCTGGGTCTCCCTCGGCCTCTGGGGTTTGATCTTTCTCGCCACCGGCTACCTTCTCGCCAACGAGCACTTCTTCTACAACGGCAACCGAACCCAATGCGAGAGTTTCAACATCTGCATGGGCTTCAGTCCGCTCTCCACCTGGCACAACACCTTTTACGTCACCCAGTTCTTCCTGCCGACCTCAATCGTCGCCTTCTGCACCATCCGAATCACGTGGCAGCTGAGGATCCGAACCGTGGACAAGAAGGGGAAAATCAAGCGGGCCGTGCAGTTCGTCATGGCCGTGGCCTTGATCTTCATCACCTGCTTCTTCCCCAGCACCATATCTCGCATCGCCGTGTGGATCCTCAAAGCGTGGTACGACGAGTGCAAGTACTTCCAGGAGGCCAACCTGGCGTTCTACACGTCGGTGTGTTTCACATACTTCAACAGCGTCCTCAACCCCGTCGTGTATTATTTCTCGAGTCCGGCCTTCAGCGGCACCTTCAAAAAGCTCCTGAATAAACTGCTGAGGAGGAGCGATGACGAAGAACAGAAGGAGCCGGCTGAGAGCGGCGTTTCCACCGTCGATGGTAGAAAGGTGTGA